In one Diprion similis isolate iyDipSimi1 chromosome 6, iyDipSimi1.1, whole genome shotgun sequence genomic region, the following are encoded:
- the LOC124406738 gene encoding gustatory receptor for sugar taste 43a-like isoform X2 produces MQITARDDVDKQPQPGKNQNQRNPDNVQNIVKSDLYQALFPAYHFNKVWGLLPVSFTKLNSGRYCGRLNYLEVTYSVGLLLLLICAEFWGLWRDLHYGWENSTRMKSKTAVVVTCSDIIAVAGLAAISILGTPFRWSKIQNIMDRLVEVDEKLGIVSPKKTRRFCIIIMFVTLIYFNALSIIDYYVWDIQAKKMNKLKDGGPINYVPLYFLYIPVLMMEIQIALAAYSLGQRFARLNKCLGNMLKTERLASFFPNDLTPGDFNEHGKFRAVIRGDLRGEPLFRIRKISDIELIRSGSSNSAEMIYDLVTVHSSLSDTLLVINSVFGLPALVAVLTCLLHLIITPYFLILEANGDHNEIFLVVQLMWCIGHVGRLLIVVQPCYAASVQAKGTAVLVSQLLSVNWEPDVRKQLEIFSLQLLHRPLEFSACGLCSLDRSLVTSDPQHLSPLKVLHYRGTGTRSQER; encoded by the exons ATGCAAATCACGGCGAGAGATGACGTCGAca AGCAACCACAGCCGGGAAAAAACCAGAACCAACGCAATCCAGATAACGTCCAAAATATAGTGAAATCCGATCTCTATCAGGCTCTCTTTCCGGCCTATCATTTCAACAAAGTATGGGGTCTCCTTCCTGTCAGCTTCACTAAATTAAACTCCGGAAGATATTGCGGACGGTTGAATTATCTCGAAGTTACTTACAG TGTGGGACTGCTGTTGCTCTTGATATGCGCGGAATTCTGGGGCCTCTGGAGAGACCTTCACTACGGTTGGGAAAACAGTACGAGGATGAAATCGAAAACGGCTGTGGTGGTCACTTGTAGTGACATTATAGCGGTCGCTGGACTCGCGGCAATTTCGATTTTGGGCACGCCTTTTAGATGGAGCAAGATACAGAACATCATGGATCGACTCGTCGAG GTGGACGAAAAGCTCGGCATCGTATCGCCTAAAAAGACTCGAAGATTCTGTATAATCATTATGTTCGTGACGTTGATCTACTTCAACGCGCTTTCCATAATCGATTATTACGTCTGGGATATTCAagcgaaaaaaatgaacaaactaAAAGACGGGGGACCGATTAATTACGTACCCCTGTACTTTTTGTACATCCCTGTATTGATGATGGAGATTCAAATAGCACTGGCTGCGTACAGTTTGGGCCAGAGATTCGCTCGATTGAACAAATGTTTGGGAAATATGTTGAAGACCGAGCGCCTCGCATCCTTTTTTCCGAACGATCTTACCCCAG GTGACTTCAACGAACACGGAAAATTCAGAGCTGTTATCAGAGGGGATCTCAGAGGGGAACCCTTGTTTCGAATACGGAAAATATCGGACATAGAGCTTATCAGAAGTG GCAGCAGCAATTCCGCGGAGATGATATACGACCTAGTAACAGTCCATTCCTCATTGTCAGACACGTTGCTCGTGATCAACAGCGTATTCGGCCTGCCAGCTCTCGTTGCCGTGCTCACCTGCCTCCTTCACCTAATTATCACCCCCTACTTTCTGATACTGGAAGCCAATGGAGACCACAACGAGATATTCCTCGTCGTTCAGCTGATGTGGTGCATCGGGCATGTAGGCAGATTATTGATAGTCGTTCAGCCGTGCTACGCAGCCTCCGTTCAG GCGAAGGGAACGGCGGTCCTCGTGAGTCAGCTGCTGTCGGTTAATTGGGAGCCAGACGTTCGGAAGCAATTAGAAATATTCTCTCTCCAACTATTGCACAGGCCTTTGGAATTCTCGGCTTGTGGACTTTGTTCCCTGGACAGATCGCTCGTGACTTCG GACCCTCAACATCTGTCGCCTTTGAAAGTGCTCCACTACAGAGGAACAGGGACGAG ATCGCAGGAGCGGTGA
- the LOC124406738 gene encoding gustatory receptor for sugar taste 43a-like isoform X1, whose translation MQITARDDVDKQPQPGKNQNQRNPDNVQNIVKSDLYQALFPAYHFNKVWGLLPVSFTKLNSGRYCGRLNYLEVTYSVGLLLLLICAEFWGLWRDLHYGWENSTRMKSKTAVVVTCSDIIAVAGLAAISILGTPFRWSKIQNIMDRLVEVDEKLGIVSPKKTRRFCIIIMFVTLIYFNALSIIDYYVWDIQAKKMNKLKDGGPINYVPLYFLYIPVLMMEIQIALAAYSLGQRFARLNKCLGNMLKTERLASFFPNDLTPGDFNEHGKFRAVIRGDLRGEPLFRIRKISDIELIRSGSSNSAEMIYDLVTVHSSLSDTLLVINSVFGLPALVAVLTCLLHLIITPYFLILEANGDHNEIFLVVQLMWCIGHVGRLLIVVQPCYAASVQAKGTAVLVSQLLSVNWEPDVRKQLEIFSLQLLHRPLEFSACGLCSLDRSLVTSIAGAVTTYLVILIQFQKDDDTKETNTILKNATMLLRNATTLHNATAKQL comes from the exons ATGCAAATCACGGCGAGAGATGACGTCGAca AGCAACCACAGCCGGGAAAAAACCAGAACCAACGCAATCCAGATAACGTCCAAAATATAGTGAAATCCGATCTCTATCAGGCTCTCTTTCCGGCCTATCATTTCAACAAAGTATGGGGTCTCCTTCCTGTCAGCTTCACTAAATTAAACTCCGGAAGATATTGCGGACGGTTGAATTATCTCGAAGTTACTTACAG TGTGGGACTGCTGTTGCTCTTGATATGCGCGGAATTCTGGGGCCTCTGGAGAGACCTTCACTACGGTTGGGAAAACAGTACGAGGATGAAATCGAAAACGGCTGTGGTGGTCACTTGTAGTGACATTATAGCGGTCGCTGGACTCGCGGCAATTTCGATTTTGGGCACGCCTTTTAGATGGAGCAAGATACAGAACATCATGGATCGACTCGTCGAG GTGGACGAAAAGCTCGGCATCGTATCGCCTAAAAAGACTCGAAGATTCTGTATAATCATTATGTTCGTGACGTTGATCTACTTCAACGCGCTTTCCATAATCGATTATTACGTCTGGGATATTCAagcgaaaaaaatgaacaaactaAAAGACGGGGGACCGATTAATTACGTACCCCTGTACTTTTTGTACATCCCTGTATTGATGATGGAGATTCAAATAGCACTGGCTGCGTACAGTTTGGGCCAGAGATTCGCTCGATTGAACAAATGTTTGGGAAATATGTTGAAGACCGAGCGCCTCGCATCCTTTTTTCCGAACGATCTTACCCCAG GTGACTTCAACGAACACGGAAAATTCAGAGCTGTTATCAGAGGGGATCTCAGAGGGGAACCCTTGTTTCGAATACGGAAAATATCGGACATAGAGCTTATCAGAAGTG GCAGCAGCAATTCCGCGGAGATGATATACGACCTAGTAACAGTCCATTCCTCATTGTCAGACACGTTGCTCGTGATCAACAGCGTATTCGGCCTGCCAGCTCTCGTTGCCGTGCTCACCTGCCTCCTTCACCTAATTATCACCCCCTACTTTCTGATACTGGAAGCCAATGGAGACCACAACGAGATATTCCTCGTCGTTCAGCTGATGTGGTGCATCGGGCATGTAGGCAGATTATTGATAGTCGTTCAGCCGTGCTACGCAGCCTCCGTTCAG GCGAAGGGAACGGCGGTCCTCGTGAGTCAGCTGCTGTCGGTTAATTGGGAGCCAGACGTTCGGAAGCAATTAGAAATATTCTCTCTCCAACTATTGCACAGGCCTTTGGAATTCTCGGCTTGTGGACTTTGTTCCCTGGACAGATCGCTCGTGACTTCG ATCGCAGGAGCGGTGACTACTTACCTTGTCATTCTTATACAGTTCCAAAAAGACGACGACACCAAAGAGACGAATACGATCCTGAAGAATGCGACGATGCTGTTGAGGAACGCGACGACACTCCACAACGCAACGGCAAAGCAGCTTTAA
- the LOC124406738 gene encoding gustatory receptor for sugar taste 43a-like isoform X3: protein MKSKTAVVVTCSDIIAVAGLAAISILGTPFRWSKIQNIMDRLVEVDEKLGIVSPKKTRRFCIIIMFVTLIYFNALSIIDYYVWDIQAKKMNKLKDGGPINYVPLYFLYIPVLMMEIQIALAAYSLGQRFARLNKCLGNMLKTERLASFFPNDLTPGDFNEHGKFRAVIRGDLRGEPLFRIRKISDIELIRSGSSNSAEMIYDLVTVHSSLSDTLLVINSVFGLPALVAVLTCLLHLIITPYFLILEANGDHNEIFLVVQLMWCIGHVGRLLIVVQPCYAASVQAKGTAVLVSQLLSVNWEPDVRKQLEIFSLQLLHRPLEFSACGLCSLDRSLVTSIAGAVTTYLVILIQFQKDDDTKETNTILKNATMLLRNATTLHNATAKQL from the exons ATGAAATCGAAAACGGCTGTGGTGGTCACTTGTAGTGACATTATAGCGGTCGCTGGACTCGCGGCAATTTCGATTTTGGGCACGCCTTTTAGATGGAGCAAGATACAGAACATCATGGATCGACTCGTCGAG GTGGACGAAAAGCTCGGCATCGTATCGCCTAAAAAGACTCGAAGATTCTGTATAATCATTATGTTCGTGACGTTGATCTACTTCAACGCGCTTTCCATAATCGATTATTACGTCTGGGATATTCAagcgaaaaaaatgaacaaactaAAAGACGGGGGACCGATTAATTACGTACCCCTGTACTTTTTGTACATCCCTGTATTGATGATGGAGATTCAAATAGCACTGGCTGCGTACAGTTTGGGCCAGAGATTCGCTCGATTGAACAAATGTTTGGGAAATATGTTGAAGACCGAGCGCCTCGCATCCTTTTTTCCGAACGATCTTACCCCAG GTGACTTCAACGAACACGGAAAATTCAGAGCTGTTATCAGAGGGGATCTCAGAGGGGAACCCTTGTTTCGAATACGGAAAATATCGGACATAGAGCTTATCAGAAGTG GCAGCAGCAATTCCGCGGAGATGATATACGACCTAGTAACAGTCCATTCCTCATTGTCAGACACGTTGCTCGTGATCAACAGCGTATTCGGCCTGCCAGCTCTCGTTGCCGTGCTCACCTGCCTCCTTCACCTAATTATCACCCCCTACTTTCTGATACTGGAAGCCAATGGAGACCACAACGAGATATTCCTCGTCGTTCAGCTGATGTGGTGCATCGGGCATGTAGGCAGATTATTGATAGTCGTTCAGCCGTGCTACGCAGCCTCCGTTCAG GCGAAGGGAACGGCGGTCCTCGTGAGTCAGCTGCTGTCGGTTAATTGGGAGCCAGACGTTCGGAAGCAATTAGAAATATTCTCTCTCCAACTATTGCACAGGCCTTTGGAATTCTCGGCTTGTGGACTTTGTTCCCTGGACAGATCGCTCGTGACTTCG ATCGCAGGAGCGGTGACTACTTACCTTGTCATTCTTATACAGTTCCAAAAAGACGACGACACCAAAGAGACGAATACGATCCTGAAGAATGCGACGATGCTGTTGAGGAACGCGACGACACTCCACAACGCAACGGCAAAGCAGCTTTAA